In Horticoccus luteus, the following proteins share a genomic window:
- the rnpA gene encoding ribonuclease P protein component — MRFRPEQHLRRQSDFRAVREQGRRFDGGAFTVWWRRRETDETGPARIGFVASRAAVGNAVQRARAKRRLREMARRHQSLVPAGYDLMIIARRSATTVPWNEMEQRFAAACRKTFPHA; from the coding sequence ATGCGCTTTCGCCCTGAGCAGCACTTGCGGCGCCAGAGCGATTTTCGCGCGGTGCGCGAGCAGGGCCGACGATTCGACGGCGGTGCTTTCACCGTATGGTGGCGCCGACGTGAGACGGATGAGACGGGGCCTGCGCGCATCGGATTCGTGGCCTCCCGCGCCGCGGTGGGCAACGCCGTGCAACGCGCCCGCGCGAAGCGGCGGTTGCGCGAGATGGCGCGGCGGCATCAGTCGCTGGTGCCGGCGGGATACGACCTCATGATCATCGCCCGCCGGAGCGCGACTACGGTGCCGTGGAATGAGATGGAACAACGATTCGCGGCCGCGTGCCGCAAAACCTTTCCGCATGCCTGA
- the rpmH gene encoding 50S ribosomal protein L34, which produces MKPTFRPHRKKRARKIGYRARMATKSGRKVIKARRLKGRKRLTVV; this is translated from the coding sequence ATGAAACCCACCTTCCGTCCGCACCGCAAGAAACGCGCCCGCAAGATCGGCTATCGCGCCCGCATGGCGACCAAATCTGGTCGTAAAGTCATCAAGGCCCGCCGCTTAAAAGGCCGCAAGCGCCTGACGGTTGTCTGA
- a CDS encoding YidC/Oxa1 family insertase periplasmic-domain containing protein, which yields MDKKNTFVGVLLLAAACISLYFGPKLFPPPPTPAVNPAHVAPGSPAAPGGTTAAAPTPAHEPESVITRGPTPNPSNATFATLAEDSVDAHVTVLQNDFVEVLLTDFGGAIRAVAMKKYPAQLNDPQPFVFNAQHTDPMLALVDFPGLDRRTRFQLVSATDREVVYQAQIDGQLEVTRRYTLPAAAAPGVDPYQLRHVTTFRNLADKNAGPMRVAMSVGTAGLVSEHDYGTELVTGYSTGKDHGFVERSKLQGGGLLSKVGIGSSEPLPYITTGGPLLWSSVQDQFFVSILTPDKPAVDMITRRVELPALPGQSQPNTGITANADFDVPGIAAGGETTLGLNFYVGPKEYKRLANADVFKADQDHVMRFGFFSFFAKTLLTMMTWLHGFFAGSKYAWGIAIILTTLLLKGIFLPLTLAASKSAKRMQKVQPEMKALREKFKDNPQKMQAATMELFKKHRVNPMGGCLPMLITLPFFWGFFTMLRSASELRFQPFLWAHDLSAPDTIAHVLGLPINILPILMGATMVVQMRLTPQPTVDNAQAKIFKFMPYMFALFCYNFSCALALYSTVNGIFTIGQQLIINRMKDPAPVSPASTAVATAGPLLKNVTPKKKKK from the coding sequence ATGGATAAAAAGAACACCTTCGTTGGCGTGCTGCTGCTCGCGGCCGCGTGCATCAGCCTTTATTTTGGTCCGAAACTTTTCCCGCCGCCGCCTACGCCCGCCGTCAACCCGGCCCACGTGGCCCCGGGCAGCCCGGCGGCGCCGGGCGGCACTACGGCGGCTGCACCGACGCCCGCGCACGAGCCGGAGAGCGTGATCACGCGCGGCCCCACGCCGAACCCGAGCAACGCGACGTTTGCGACCCTCGCGGAAGACAGCGTGGATGCGCATGTCACCGTGCTGCAAAACGATTTCGTGGAAGTGCTGTTAACGGACTTCGGCGGCGCGATCCGCGCGGTGGCGATGAAGAAATATCCGGCGCAGTTGAACGATCCGCAGCCGTTTGTATTCAACGCGCAGCATACCGATCCGATGCTGGCGTTGGTGGACTTTCCCGGCCTCGACCGGCGCACGCGTTTCCAGCTCGTGTCAGCGACGGACCGCGAGGTCGTCTATCAGGCGCAAATCGACGGGCAACTGGAGGTGACGCGCCGCTACACGCTGCCGGCGGCGGCGGCACCGGGAGTCGATCCGTATCAACTGCGGCACGTGACAACGTTTCGTAATCTCGCCGACAAGAACGCGGGTCCCATGCGCGTGGCGATGAGCGTCGGCACGGCGGGTCTGGTGAGCGAACACGACTACGGCACCGAACTTGTGACCGGCTATTCGACGGGCAAGGACCACGGCTTCGTGGAGCGGAGCAAACTCCAAGGCGGCGGGTTGCTGAGCAAAGTGGGCATCGGTTCATCGGAGCCGCTGCCCTACATCACCACGGGCGGGCCGTTGCTGTGGAGCTCGGTGCAGGACCAATTTTTCGTCTCCATCCTCACGCCGGACAAGCCGGCGGTGGATATGATCACGCGGCGCGTGGAATTGCCGGCGCTGCCCGGGCAGAGCCAGCCGAACACCGGCATCACGGCGAACGCGGATTTCGACGTGCCGGGGATCGCAGCGGGTGGCGAGACAACGCTCGGCCTGAATTTTTACGTCGGGCCGAAGGAATACAAACGGCTGGCCAACGCCGATGTGTTCAAGGCCGACCAGGATCACGTCATGCGCTTCGGCTTCTTCAGCTTTTTTGCGAAGACGCTGCTGACGATGATGACGTGGCTGCACGGCTTCTTCGCGGGCTCCAAGTATGCGTGGGGCATCGCGATCATCCTGACGACGCTGCTGTTGAAGGGGATTTTCCTGCCGCTCACGCTGGCGGCCTCGAAGTCGGCCAAGCGCATGCAGAAGGTGCAGCCGGAGATGAAGGCGTTGCGGGAAAAGTTTAAGGACAACCCGCAAAAGATGCAGGCGGCGACGATGGAGCTGTTCAAGAAACACCGCGTGAACCCGATGGGCGGGTGTCTGCCGATGTTGATCACGCTGCCGTTCTTCTGGGGCTTCTTCACGATGCTGCGTTCGGCGTCGGAGTTGCGCTTCCAGCCGTTTCTCTGGGCGCACGACTTGTCGGCCCCGGATACCATTGCGCATGTGTTGGGTCTGCCGATCAACATCCTGCCGATCCTCATGGGCGCCACGATGGTGGTGCAGATGCGGCTGACGCCGCAGCCCACGGTGGACAACGCGCAGGCGAAGATCTTCAAGTTCATGCCGTATATGTTCGCGCTGTTTTGCTATAATTTCTCGTGCGCGCTGGCGTTGTATTCGACGGTCAACGGCATCTTCACGATCGGCCAGCAGCTCATCATCAATCGCATGAAAGACCCGGCGCCGGTTTCGCCCGCTTCGACCGCGGTGGCGACCGCCGGCCCGCTGTTGAAAAACGTGACCCCGAAAAAGAAGAAGAAGTAA
- a CDS encoding ABC transporter permease — protein MMRGIYAVVVLDLKRFWLDKTRLVTGLLQPLLYLFVLGAGLGSSSQLGAKYQGFIFPGVLGLSMLFTATFAAISIVFDRQIGFFKAVLVAPVPRPAIALGKIVAGGIQAAVQGLIVLPFAPLAGAPLGVWSVVELLGAMALASLTFSAIGVAFASRFTSVTVFPIVSNAVLLPMFFLSGALYPLTSAPTWMQVAAHADPVAYAVDLMRGALLGEFFFSPWLSVAVLAGVIAALTGSAVKVFNRGEDDSSLGASRFNWKR, from the coding sequence ATGATGCGGGGCATTTACGCGGTGGTCGTCCTCGACCTGAAGCGCTTCTGGCTCGACAAGACGCGGCTCGTAACGGGGCTGCTGCAGCCGTTGCTCTACTTGTTCGTGCTGGGCGCGGGGTTGGGGTCCAGCTCGCAACTCGGCGCCAAATATCAGGGTTTCATTTTTCCGGGCGTGCTGGGGCTTTCGATGCTGTTCACGGCGACGTTTGCGGCGATCTCGATCGTGTTCGACCGGCAGATCGGGTTTTTCAAAGCGGTGTTGGTGGCGCCGGTGCCACGGCCGGCGATCGCGTTGGGCAAGATCGTGGCGGGCGGGATTCAGGCGGCGGTGCAGGGGCTGATCGTGCTGCCGTTTGCGCCGCTGGCGGGCGCGCCGTTGGGCGTGTGGTCGGTCGTGGAACTGCTCGGCGCAATGGCGCTGGCGTCGCTGACGTTCTCCGCGATCGGGGTGGCGTTCGCGTCGCGGTTCACGTCGGTGACGGTGTTTCCGATCGTGAGCAACGCGGTGTTGCTGCCGATGTTCTTTTTGTCGGGCGCGCTCTATCCGCTGACGTCGGCGCCGACGTGGATGCAGGTCGCGGCGCATGCGGATCCGGTGGCGTATGCGGTGGACCTGATGCGCGGGGCGCTGCTGGGCGAGTTTTTCTTTTCGCCGTGGCTGTCGGTCGCGGTGCTCGCGGGCGTGATTGCGGCGCTGACGGGCTCGGCGGTGAAGGTGTTCAACCGCGGCGAGGACGATTCGAGCCTCGGGGCGTCGCGCTTCAACTGGAAGCGTTGA
- a CDS encoding TonB-dependent receptor plug domain-containing protein has protein sequence MRASPSALRQCFLALLAGGVWLGLSPHASAEVPQLIANLNVRTLKSLTLEQLMDVEVTSVSRYPEKLTEASSAVQVLTGDEIRHSAATTIPEALRLASNLNVAQKNAHDWGISARGFNTDLSNKLLVLIDGRAVYTPLFAGVRWDAQDTLLEDVDRIEVVSGPGGTLWGSNAVNGVINITTKSAAETQGLYLEALTGWRFGQGAAVRYGGTWSPTTSYRVYAKYTDREGDIFANGTTVPDGWEHTQAGFRIDADPGNDAHVTFQGDLYTGTEGFVTGRASEINGGNVLGRWSRTLSNGSTMQLQAYFDHTHFRQPVFSPFAPTGFFSDDLDTSDLDFQHDFKLAETHHIVWGLGYRHMQDASIAAPGLAFAPANLIQDLFSAFAQDEIALSPRVSVTVGTKVEHTDYSGFELEPTLRFQWKPAPDNLLWAAVSRSVRTPSRIDRDLRQPASGSVLRGSDNFQSENLVAYEAGYRTQFNERIFASLALFYNRYDDIRSANVTASTFLPLYFANDLEGHTYGLELTATGQAASWWRLTAGYNLLREHLRVSDGGFDFNVARNETSDPAHQASLRSSMDLPHALTLDGQLRWVDTLQSHNGPRPDTVPAYTELDLRLAWAFTPSCELSLVGRNLLHDQHPEFGITDPMRVELQRTVYAKIALRY, from the coding sequence ATGCGCGCGTCTCCCTCCGCCTTGCGCCAATGCTTCCTCGCATTGCTCGCCGGTGGCGTGTGGCTCGGGCTTTCGCCTCACGCCTCCGCCGAAGTCCCCCAGCTCATCGCCAACCTCAACGTGCGCACGCTCAAGTCGCTGACGCTTGAGCAGTTGATGGATGTCGAGGTCACGTCCGTCTCGCGCTATCCCGAGAAACTCACCGAAGCCTCTTCCGCCGTCCAAGTCCTCACCGGCGACGAAATCCGCCACTCGGCGGCCACCACAATTCCCGAGGCGCTGCGGCTCGCCTCCAACCTCAACGTGGCGCAGAAAAACGCGCACGACTGGGGCATCAGCGCCCGCGGCTTCAATACCGATTTGTCCAACAAGCTGCTCGTGCTCATCGACGGGCGCGCCGTTTACACGCCGCTCTTCGCCGGCGTCCGGTGGGATGCCCAGGACACGTTGCTCGAAGACGTCGATCGCATCGAGGTCGTCAGCGGCCCGGGCGGCACGCTGTGGGGCTCCAACGCCGTCAATGGCGTCATCAACATCACCACCAAATCCGCCGCCGAAACCCAAGGCCTCTACCTTGAGGCCCTCACCGGCTGGCGCTTCGGACAAGGCGCCGCCGTGCGCTACGGCGGCACGTGGTCGCCCACCACGTCCTATCGCGTCTACGCCAAATACACCGATCGCGAAGGCGACATTTTCGCCAACGGCACCACGGTGCCCGATGGGTGGGAGCACACGCAGGCCGGCTTTCGCATCGACGCCGATCCCGGCAACGATGCGCACGTGACGTTCCAAGGCGATCTCTACACCGGGACGGAGGGCTTCGTCACCGGTCGCGCCTCTGAAATAAACGGCGGAAACGTCCTCGGTCGCTGGTCCCGCACCTTGAGCAACGGCTCCACGATGCAGCTCCAGGCCTATTTCGATCACACGCATTTCCGCCAGCCGGTCTTCAGCCCGTTCGCGCCGACGGGCTTTTTCTCCGACGATCTCGATACCTCCGACCTCGATTTTCAGCACGACTTCAAGCTGGCGGAAACTCATCACATCGTCTGGGGCCTCGGCTACCGCCATATGCAAGACGCGAGCATTGCGGCCCCCGGACTCGCCTTCGCGCCCGCCAACCTCATTCAGGATCTCTTCAGCGCGTTCGCGCAGGACGAAATCGCGCTCTCCCCGCGCGTCTCCGTCACCGTCGGCACCAAGGTCGAGCACACCGACTATTCCGGCTTCGAACTCGAGCCCACGCTCCGCTTCCAGTGGAAACCCGCCCCCGACAACCTCCTCTGGGCCGCCGTTTCGCGCAGCGTGCGCACCCCCTCCCGCATCGACCGCGACCTTCGGCAACCCGCCTCCGGCAGCGTGCTGCGGGGCAGCGACAATTTTCAATCCGAGAACCTGGTCGCCTACGAAGCCGGTTACCGCACCCAATTTAACGAACGCATCTTCGCATCCCTCGCCCTCTTCTATAATCGCTACGATGATATTCGGAGCGCCAATGTCACCGCGTCCACGTTCCTCCCACTCTACTTCGCCAACGATTTGGAAGGCCACACCTACGGCCTCGAGTTGACCGCCACCGGCCAGGCGGCGTCGTGGTGGCGCCTCACCGCCGGGTATAATTTATTGCGGGAGCATCTCCGCGTGAGCGATGGCGGCTTCGATTTCAACGTCGCCCGCAACGAGACCTCCGACCCCGCCCATCAGGCTTCGCTGCGTTCGTCCATGGATTTGCCCCACGCCCTCACGCTCGACGGCCAGCTCCGCTGGGTCGACACGCTGCAAAGCCACAACGGCCCGCGCCCCGATACCGTCCCCGCTTACACGGAACTCGACCTGCGGCTCGCGTGGGCCTTCACGCCCAGTTGCGAGTTGTCGCTTGTCGGGCGGAATCTCCTGCACGACCAGCATCCCGAGTTCGGCATCACCGATCCAATGCGGGTTGAGCTGCAGCGCACCGTTTACGCCAAGATCGCCCTGCGCTACTGA
- the metX gene encoding homoserine O-acetyltransferase MetX, with the protein MPDLDDTLTTEAPAPAPAPEAGSVGIVTPVDFVHERPFVCKNGQVLPGFTLRYETYGELNAERDNAIVICHALSGDHHCAGRHAPDDRKPGWWDNLIGPGKAVDTRRFFVVCANVLGGCVGSTGPTSLDPATGRPYGMSFPAVTVRDMVHAQKLLLDALGVAALHAVIGGSMGGMQAMVFAIEFPSFVRRVLAMATTARESAQAIAFNEVGRQAIMQDPGWNGGDYPKGGGPRVGLAIARMMAHITYLSDASMDRKFGRRRKSGASGESYTFDVQFEVESYLRHQGQSFINRFDANSYLYITRALDHFDLAQAYGSLEAAFAPVNARFLVVGFTSDWLFPPDQNRAIALALLRAGKAASYAELSTDLGHDSFLLESEELYALVRAFLEREEPRVFDFSI; encoded by the coding sequence ATGCCGGATCTCGATGACACGTTGACGACGGAGGCGCCCGCGCCTGCGCCCGCACCCGAAGCGGGCAGCGTGGGCATAGTCACGCCGGTCGATTTCGTGCACGAGCGCCCGTTTGTCTGCAAGAACGGGCAGGTGCTCCCGGGGTTCACGTTGCGCTACGAGACTTACGGCGAACTCAATGCCGAGCGCGACAACGCGATCGTGATCTGCCACGCGCTGAGCGGCGACCATCACTGCGCGGGGCGGCACGCGCCGGATGACCGCAAGCCAGGCTGGTGGGACAATCTCATCGGGCCGGGCAAGGCGGTGGATACGCGGCGGTTTTTTGTCGTGTGTGCCAACGTGCTCGGCGGTTGCGTGGGATCGACGGGGCCGACGTCGCTCGATCCGGCGACGGGGCGGCCTTACGGGATGTCGTTCCCGGCGGTCACGGTGCGCGACATGGTGCACGCGCAAAAACTCTTGCTCGATGCGCTGGGCGTGGCGGCGCTGCACGCGGTGATCGGCGGGTCGATGGGCGGGATGCAGGCGATGGTGTTTGCGATCGAGTTTCCGTCGTTTGTGCGGCGGGTGCTGGCGATGGCGACGACAGCGCGGGAGAGCGCGCAGGCGATCGCGTTCAACGAAGTGGGGCGGCAGGCGATCATGCAGGATCCGGGCTGGAATGGCGGCGATTATCCGAAAGGAGGCGGACCGCGGGTGGGTCTCGCGATCGCGCGGATGATGGCGCACATCACGTATCTGTCGGATGCGAGCATGGACCGGAAATTCGGGCGGCGGCGCAAGAGCGGTGCGAGCGGCGAGAGCTATACGTTCGACGTGCAGTTCGAGGTGGAAAGCTATCTGCGGCATCAGGGGCAGAGCTTCATCAACCGGTTCGACGCGAACTCGTATCTCTACATCACGCGAGCGCTGGACCACTTCGATCTCGCGCAGGCGTATGGCTCGCTCGAGGCGGCGTTTGCGCCGGTGAACGCGCGATTTCTGGTCGTGGGTTTCACGAGCGACTGGCTGTTTCCGCCGGACCAGAACCGCGCGATCGCGCTGGCGTTGCTGCGGGCGGGGAAGGCGGCAAGCTATGCCGAGCTGTCGACGGATCTGGGCCACGACTCGTTTCTCCTCGAGTCGGAGGAACTGTATGCGCTGGTGCGCGCGTTTCTCGAACGCGAGGAGCCGCGGGTGTTTGATTTTTCCATCTGA
- the yidD gene encoding membrane protein insertion efficiency factor YidD encodes MPERSPTLTALIAGLPARGLLALVRGYQVLLSPVLPALFGPACGCRFHPTCSHYAATAVATHGALRGSWLAVRRLVRCTPLSAGGLDPVPPARAPRWNCSRVPAA; translated from the coding sequence ATGCCTGAGCGTTCTCCTACCCTGACCGCGCTGATCGCCGGCCTCCCGGCTCGCGGGCTGCTGGCGCTGGTGCGCGGCTATCAGGTGCTGCTTTCGCCGGTGCTGCCGGCGCTGTTCGGGCCAGCGTGCGGGTGCCGATTCCACCCGACGTGCTCGCATTACGCGGCCACCGCCGTGGCGACGCATGGAGCGCTGCGTGGTTCCTGGCTGGCGGTGAGGCGGCTGGTGCGTTGCACGCCGCTGAGCGCCGGCGGACTGGACCCCGTGCCTCCGGCGCGGGCGCCGCGTTGGAACTGCTCGCGCGTGCCCGCGGCGTAA
- a CDS encoding YebC/PmpR family DNA-binding transcriptional regulator codes for MAGHSKWTKVKRLKAVTDGRRGKVFSRLSRDITLAAKAGGGDPAMNPRLRTLVSKAKEANMPVDNVDRAIKKGTGELPGVVYEDAVYEGYGPAGVALMVKVTTDNKNRVASDIRSLFTRCGGNLGGTNSVAFQFLHAGQFLIASESATEDALMEIALETGADDVIASEQGFEIRCDVHLFDKVAQALEEKDIKTASAEIAYIPTVHVPVTEVEVARTLLKLHDALDEYDDVQAVYSNEEMSDEIAAAAQG; via the coding sequence ATGGCTGGCCATAGCAAATGGACTAAAGTCAAACGGCTGAAGGCCGTCACCGACGGGCGGCGCGGCAAGGTGTTCAGCCGTTTGTCGCGCGACATCACGCTCGCGGCGAAGGCGGGCGGCGGCGATCCGGCGATGAATCCGCGGCTGCGCACCTTGGTGTCGAAGGCGAAGGAGGCGAACATGCCGGTCGATAACGTCGATCGCGCGATCAAGAAAGGCACGGGCGAGTTGCCCGGCGTGGTGTATGAGGACGCCGTTTACGAAGGCTATGGGCCCGCGGGGGTGGCGCTGATGGTGAAGGTGACGACGGACAACAAGAACCGCGTGGCCTCGGATATCCGAAGCCTGTTCACGCGGTGCGGAGGCAATCTGGGCGGCACGAATTCGGTGGCGTTTCAGTTTCTGCACGCCGGGCAATTTTTAATCGCGAGCGAGTCGGCGACGGAGGACGCGTTGATGGAAATCGCGCTGGAGACCGGCGCGGACGACGTGATTGCGAGCGAGCAGGGTTTTGAAATCCGCTGCGATGTGCACCTGTTCGACAAGGTCGCGCAGGCGTTGGAGGAAAAGGACATCAAGACGGCGAGCGCCGAGATCGCCTACATCCCGACGGTGCACGTGCCGGTGACCGAGGTGGAGGTGGCGCGGACGTTATTGAAGCTGCACGACGCGCTGGATGAATACGACGACGTGCAGGCGGTCTATTCCAACGAGGAGATGAGCGATGAGATCGCCGCGGCGGCGCAAGGCTGA